One window from the genome of Candidatus Sulfotelmatobacter sp. encodes:
- the rpe gene encoding ribulose-phosphate 3-epimerase — MSGDARETAPAPPAMPRPSAAAPLIAPSILSADFSRLSEALSIVDPALDWVHCDVMDNHFVPNLTFGPLIVAAVRKLSRAFVDVHLMIERPERLLGEFRAAGADQLSIHLEAPHDRPLAQVLATIRAGGMRAGLAIKPGTPFEAAEPLLPAIDLLLVMTVEPGFGGQEFRAAMLDKVRAAAAWRDRHRADFLIEVDGGIAPGTAGAARAAGADIFVAGNAIYSQHQPRLALETLRREVARPTAQ; from the coding sequence ATGAGTGGCGACGCGCGCGAGACCGCGCCGGCGCCGCCCGCGATGCCGCGTCCGAGCGCGGCGGCTCCGCTGATCGCGCCCAGCATCCTGTCGGCGGACTTCTCGCGACTGTCCGAGGCGCTCTCGATCGTGGACCCGGCGCTCGACTGGGTGCACTGCGACGTGATGGACAACCACTTCGTGCCGAACCTCACCTTCGGTCCGCTGATCGTCGCCGCGGTGCGAAAGCTGTCGCGCGCCTTCGTGGACGTGCACCTGATGATCGAGCGGCCCGAGCGGCTGCTCGGCGAGTTCCGAGCCGCGGGCGCCGATCAGCTCAGTATCCATCTCGAAGCGCCGCACGATCGCCCGCTTGCGCAGGTGCTGGCCACAATTCGCGCCGGTGGCATGCGCGCCGGCCTGGCCATCAAGCCCGGCACGCCGTTCGAGGCGGCCGAACCGCTGCTGCCCGCGATCGATCTGCTGCTGGTGATGACGGTCGAACCGGGCTTCGGCGGCCAGGAGTTCCGCGCCGCGATGCTCGACAAGGTGCGCGCCGCCGCAGCGTGGCGCGACCGCCATCGGGCGGACTTCCTGATCGAGGTGGACGGCGGGATCGCCCCCGGGACCGCCGGGGCAGCGCGCGCCGCGGGCGCTGACATATTTGTGGCAGGGAATGCCATCT
- the fmt gene encoding methionyl-tRNA formyltransferase yields the protein MNGPSRPRVVFMGTPEFALPALEAVARIADVVRVVTRPDRPAGRGRVPTESPVARRATELGLDVLKAEAPNSTATREALATFGPDLFVVVAFGAILSPELLRIPRLGCINLHGSLLPQYRGASPVQSALWDGCPGTGVTTLWMDEGIDTGDCILQRWTPIEASDDAASLGDKLARLGGPLLAESVLLAHAGRAPRRPQPREGSYARKLRKRDGLISWGQDAVTVWNRQRAVTPWPGATTLSGGRRLIVTRAWPHHRLSADAPPGTVLAIEDTRVAVACSPGVLLLERVRPESKNEMAAGEWARGARIAPGERLTTPEEIPA from the coding sequence ATGAACGGTCCGTCGCGGCCGCGCGTGGTGTTCATGGGCACGCCCGAGTTCGCGCTTCCCGCGCTCGAAGCCGTGGCGCGGATCGCCGACGTGGTCCGGGTGGTGACGCGGCCCGACCGGCCGGCGGGACGAGGCCGAGTGCCGACCGAGTCGCCGGTGGCACGGCGCGCGACCGAGCTCGGCCTCGACGTCCTGAAGGCCGAGGCTCCGAACTCGACCGCCACGCGCGAAGCGCTCGCCACGTTCGGGCCCGATCTGTTCGTGGTGGTGGCGTTCGGAGCGATCCTCTCGCCCGAGCTGCTGCGGATTCCGCGCCTCGGCTGCATCAACCTGCACGGGTCGCTGCTGCCGCAGTATCGCGGCGCTTCGCCGGTGCAGAGCGCGCTGTGGGACGGTTGCCCGGGTACGGGCGTCACCACGCTGTGGATGGACGAAGGAATCGACACCGGCGACTGCATTCTGCAGCGCTGGACCCCGATTGAGGCGTCCGACGACGCCGCCAGCCTCGGCGACAAGCTGGCGCGACTCGGCGGCCCGCTGCTCGCCGAGAGCGTGCTGCTCGCGCACGCCGGACGCGCGCCGCGCCGCCCGCAACCGCGCGAAGGCAGTTACGCTCGGAAGTTGAGGAAGCGCGACGGGCTGATCTCGTGGGGTCAGGACGCGGTGACGGTGTGGAATCGCCAGCGCGCCGTGACGCCGTGGCCGGGCGCCACCACGCTCTCCGGCGGCCGTCGGCTCATCGTGACTCGCGCCTGGCCGCATCATCGGCTGAGCGCCGATGCGCCTCCCGGCACCGTGCTCGCGATCGAGGATACTCGGGTGGCGGTGGCCTGCTCGCCCGGCGTGCTGCTGCTCGAGCGCGTGCGCCCCGAATCCAAGAACGAAATGGCGGCCGGTGAATGGGCGCGCGGCGCCCGCATCGCTCCCGGCGAACGCCTGACCACCCCCGAGGAGATACCCGCGTGA
- the rsmB gene encoding 16S rRNA (cytosine(967)-C(5))-methyltransferase RsmB, translating into MNQERPDREAPPPREPGEPVEPGASESTPARRPDDPRRGDFRRRGRRGPPRDPSRDFPRDPGPGQAINRSRPIYERNGQPPGNRGFNRGRPDWQRSSGRPDDPRRGNRGRPGSGSSGGRRAQGPFDPRVSRGLPQRQRVEESATPPPLPSNPREAALRILQAVDTRSAFSDRLLDGAHQRGGPEPRDQALLHELVKGTLRWRGRIDWVLDRLVHIGLSQVQPWIKNVLRLGAYQILFLDRVPAHAAVDESVKLAHQYGHPGTAGLANSVLRRLAEEKDQMQPPEGDDAASLAIWGSHPQWIVERWLERFGPEATRALMAADNRAIPIGLRANRLKVTRAELIEQLAKEGVTATPALHSPDVVWVENAASPNTLEPFRRGLCTAQDESEALVSRLVGPVSHERLLDLCAAPGGKCTHLAELMEDEGEVWAMERADARVEALELAIKRLSLHSIHVVQGDGRHYDFPMPFDRVLVDAPCSGLGVLGRRADARWRKGPEILRQMPPLQLDLLQAGGRRVRPGGVLVYSVCSFEPEETVELVERFLRQNPSFMLESASGHLPDSVVDENGFMQVFPHVHGCDGAFAARFRRT; encoded by the coding sequence GTGAACCAAGAACGTCCCGACCGCGAAGCGCCGCCGCCCCGCGAACCCGGCGAGCCGGTCGAGCCGGGCGCGTCCGAATCGACCCCGGCCCGGCGCCCGGACGACCCGAGGCGCGGCGACTTTCGCCGGCGCGGCCGCCGTGGCCCGCCGCGCGATCCCTCGCGCGACTTTCCCCGCGATCCCGGACCCGGTCAGGCCATCAATCGTTCGCGACCGATCTACGAGCGCAACGGCCAGCCGCCGGGCAATCGTGGGTTCAATCGCGGCCGGCCCGACTGGCAGCGTTCGAGCGGCCGCCCCGACGATCCCCGTCGCGGCAACCGCGGGCGCCCGGGATCCGGGAGCTCGGGAGGACGCCGCGCGCAGGGCCCGTTCGATCCGCGCGTGTCGCGCGGTCTCCCGCAGCGCCAGCGGGTGGAGGAATCGGCGACTCCGCCGCCGCTGCCCTCCAATCCACGCGAGGCGGCGCTGCGCATCCTGCAGGCGGTCGACACGCGCAGCGCGTTCAGCGATCGGCTGCTCGACGGCGCGCATCAGCGCGGCGGGCCCGAGCCGCGCGATCAGGCGCTGCTGCACGAGCTGGTGAAGGGCACCCTGCGCTGGCGTGGCCGCATCGACTGGGTGCTCGACCGGCTGGTGCACATCGGGCTGTCGCAAGTGCAGCCGTGGATCAAGAACGTGCTGCGTCTCGGCGCCTATCAGATCCTGTTCCTCGATCGCGTGCCCGCTCACGCCGCGGTCGACGAGTCGGTGAAGCTCGCCCACCAGTACGGGCACCCGGGCACCGCCGGGCTCGCCAACAGCGTGCTGCGGCGGCTGGCCGAAGAGAAGGACCAGATGCAGCCGCCCGAGGGCGACGACGCGGCATCGCTCGCGATCTGGGGTTCGCATCCGCAATGGATCGTGGAGCGCTGGCTCGAGCGCTTCGGCCCCGAGGCGACGCGCGCACTGATGGCTGCCGACAACCGGGCGATTCCGATTGGACTCCGCGCCAACCGGCTGAAGGTCACGCGCGCCGAGCTGATCGAGCAGCTCGCCAAGGAGGGCGTGACCGCAACGCCCGCCCTTCACTCGCCCGACGTGGTGTGGGTCGAAAACGCCGCCTCGCCCAACACCCTCGAACCGTTCCGGCGCGGGCTGTGCACCGCGCAGGACGAAAGCGAAGCGCTGGTCTCGCGCCTGGTCGGGCCGGTGTCGCACGAGCGGCTGCTCGACCTGTGCGCGGCGCCGGGCGGCAAGTGCACGCATCTCGCCGAGCTGATGGAGGACGAGGGCGAGGTGTGGGCGATGGAGCGCGCCGACGCCCGCGTCGAGGCGCTCGAGCTGGCGATCAAGCGGCTCTCGCTCCACAGCATTCACGTGGTGCAGGGCGACGGGCGCCATTATGACTTCCCGATGCCCTTCGACCGGGTGCTGGTGGACGCGCCCTGTTCGGGACTCGGCGTGCTCGGCCGACGCGCCGACGCGCGCTGGCGCAAGGGCCCCGAGATCCTGCGCCAGATGCCGCCGCTCCAGCTCGACCTGCTGCAGGCCGGCGGGCGCCGGGTGCGTCCCGGCGGCGTGCTGGTGTACAGCGTGTGCAGCTTCGAGCCCGAGGAAACCGTCGAGCTGGTGGAGCGCTTCCTCCGGCAGAATCCTTCGTTCATGCTCGAGTCGGCGTCCGGCCATCTGCCCGATTCGGTGGTGGACGAGAACGGGTTCATGCAGGTGTTCCCGCACGTCCACGGCTGCGATGGGGCGTTCGCGGCGCGGTTCCGCCGCACGTGA
- a CDS encoding PASTA domain-containing protein translates to MSDTPSGARGGFRRRLLGMLSVLALALSAFATGLLIFNNVVMPRLIHSNAEVRVPDLAGLTLEQGEKTLAPLGLQLSRAGERFDPAVPRGFILSQDPPAETPVRGRKRVVVVVSLGEEFSSVPELFGESERGAQLLIERAGLRMGGITRSPSDDVGEGLVLDSDPPAEAVLPRETSVGLLMSTGPGTEYYVMPDLIGREISGVRRQLETFGLRVLTPPAAPTVGAIVFEQPAPGSRITRDVSVVLQATGRVLR, encoded by the coding sequence GTGAGCGACACCCCTTCGGGCGCCAGAGGGGGCTTTCGCCGCCGGTTGCTGGGCATGCTGTCGGTGCTGGCGCTCGCGCTCTCGGCGTTCGCGACCGGGCTCCTGATCTTCAACAACGTGGTGATGCCGCGCCTGATTCACAGCAACGCGGAAGTGCGCGTGCCGGATCTGGCCGGCCTCACGCTCGAGCAGGGCGAGAAGACGCTGGCGCCGCTCGGGCTCCAGCTGTCGCGCGCCGGCGAGCGCTTCGACCCGGCGGTGCCGCGCGGCTTCATCCTGTCGCAGGATCCGCCGGCCGAGACCCCGGTGCGCGGAAGGAAGCGCGTGGTGGTGGTGGTGAGCCTCGGCGAGGAGTTCAGCTCGGTGCCCGAGCTGTTCGGCGAGTCCGAGCGGGGCGCGCAACTCCTGATCGAGCGCGCCGGTTTGCGCATGGGCGGCATCACCCGTTCCCCGTCCGACGATGTGGGCGAGGGGCTGGTGCTCGACTCCGATCCGCCCGCCGAGGCGGTGCTGCCCCGCGAGACTTCGGTCGGACTGCTGATGTCGACCGGCCCCGGCACCGAGTACTACGTGATGCCCGATCTGATCGGACGCGAGATCAGCGGCGTGCGGCGCCAGCTCGAGACCTTCGGCCTTCGCGTGCTGACGCCGCCGGCGGCGCCGACCGTCGGCGCCATCGTGTTTGAGCAGCCGGCGCCCGGCTCGCGCATCACGCGCGACGTGAGCGTGGTGCTGCAGGCCACCGGGCGCGTGCTGCGATGA